ATCAAGCTTTTAATCACTTAAGAAAccaaatttgtatatatatgatgGGAAAACTATCCTCACGGCCCGGAAAAGTTGGTCGCGCTAGTTTAACCTGTAACGCTTGTAGCTGCCTCCATGACAATGTAAAATTCTAGCGCCTCTTTTATTCAAACAGCAAGGTTGGACGAGAATTCCCCTGCATGGTCACTATACGATgcgaataaaaaaaattatgtataattttcttgatttgtgtGAGAACATATCAAAGGTTTCTTTTACATAAGATTCTAATCTTCTCTACTTCCTGGAAACTGTTATTTCATCGATCCTCTgcccctttctttctcttattttcctgTTTTGCTGCATAAAACCCAAACTAATAGAAATGTGTGTCGCTTCCTAAGTCATATCTTATAACCAAATTCAGGGTTTGGTAATCCGTCCATATCCTTATTCGTCTtctaagaaaagaaattaactaCTATTATTACTACCATATATCCACCGACGCTATAAAGTTGATGCAAATAAGGCACAGTGGCCATCTCCCGAGTTGGATCTGTGAAGTAggagtttaaactttaaatgaTTCGGATATAGATCGGCTGAGTAAATTTAGAATTGGAGCGAGTTAGGATCTTAACCGATAGTGAGACACCCATTCAATGTTTATATGCTACTGACTTGGTCCTTAGAATGGTTGCAAAATCATTATTACTAGCATTAAATCTGTATCTGATTATGGTAGACGGTTTTATCAATTTCCTTTGTGATTGCAGCATTAATATTATTATCGAGATTATCTTCGTAATCTCCTCATTCATCGTGATCTTCTTTGCATCATTTTTCTTAAGAATTGCAACATAACGACTTGTCTTAATGATGCATGACTATCATTTTCATCATTCCTCAAACCGGACGTCAATGCAAAGAGTCCAAGATTGTTGTAGAGATATCTAAAGGGCGAGCCCCCTGTTCTTTTTCAACAAGCGTTTTTGTTCTTCATATCGcaggatcatcatcatcttttggCAAGTCGGAAGGGGCCTCTGCACCTGTGGTTCTACCACTAATGTCGAAAGTGCTCCAAAACTCCGGATCTGACAATAACTTGTCCCATTCAAGTTCCCCCTGATCTGTAGGACCAGTTGTCGCTTGATGAGGCAACTCTCTCCCATCTAAGTCGAGCAATATTTCGGGAAGCCATTCAAGTTCGGCTGGAGTAGGAGCTGTTGTTGCTTGAAGAGGGAATTCTTTGCCATCTAAGTCGAACAATATTTCAGGAAGCAATAATGCTTCTTCTCCAGTTTGATGAGGTGCCTCgagttctcctcctcctcctcttccaacTTCTACCCTTCCTTGAATGCTGAATGGGTCGAACCAGCTAGAGAAGCAGAATTGTTCTTCTGTAAAGTTGTCTGCAGGCTCTTCTGTTGTGGGCACCTGCTGCGTCTTGAACCAGTGGGGTGCTTTCACAGTAGGCCTGTAAGCTTGTGGCTTCACGACGACAACGGAAGGGACTGGCGGCTCTTCCTTTGGCCGTTGATGGGCCACCATTTTCTTGCACAAGTGAGAGTTCCATCGATTTTTTATGTCGTTGGCGGTCCTTCCCAGCATTCTCCCAGCAATCAGCGACCATCTTATTCATCACACGCTCGTAAGAAAATGTTAGTAGAATAGAATATTCTTACCTTTGATCGACTAAGCTCGTctttaattaaataaatgagACGCAAGACAAAAAATGATAACTTTATATAACTTTTATGAATTTGAGTGTACTTTAATTTTGCCTAATAGTCAGGCGCATCTTCCCCCCAACTAGTAAATTTTGAACAGGAAATAGGTAAAAGAACTTGATACTCAGGCTTCAATTCTTCCCTTGCCATTACTAAAGACCCGTCCTTAATTAGATGAATTTTCTGTGCAAAAGTACTCATGCCCACCTCTTGCCTTTTTCAAAATTGGTTTTAGAAATTGTGCACAGTGAGTAAAGCAGCCATCTTACGAGAGGCAAACTTAGGATGCTTAGGAAGTAAAATAGAAACACAGAGAAGGTGAAGGGAAATGAGAGGTTAAAGACGTGCAACAGACAGAGAATGTGGAACAAGGAGAACTGGTTGTGTAAGTGGACACCTGTTCCCGAGAAGCCTTTGCATTCTGATTATGAGATCATCCTCATCCGGTGCAAAAGGGCCACGGTTGATGTTGGGGCTAAGGTAGTTTAACCACCTCAATCTGCAGCTCTTACGGCATCTGTTCAGCCCTGATCAACATTAATATGATTGAGTCAATATGCAGCAATTCGGTACTTGATCTTTTCAGTATTTCATGCTTAATTTACTTCTGTGTCGCATGTTCAATGGCTCGTTCATGGCATGCATATTGCTAGGAATGCAGTACTGCCATGTGATGCGGCTTGTGTACCCCTCTTTTCTTGACTTTTAGTACTGTTAAAAGTTGTATGTTTCCGTTTCTTTATtattagaaagagaaaagaaagaaagaatcagaCGAAACGTCCAGATCATGTGCATGGAATCGTCTGAATCGCGAGGAAGTGGCAGCGAACTAGCGAACATCTCATTGAATTAAGCACTTGCATACTCGACTACTCGACCCACAAAGTCTATGTGAAGTAGGTTCGAGATGCCGAATTCCAGGATATCATAGGCATATTGCTGGAGAACGGCGCCAGATACAGGGGTGAAGAGGAATTAGGTATAAACttccaaaattttaagaaatgataatatgacaatatgtaaatgaaaaaatttgttcAGAAATATCattaagaatttttgttttcggTCCGTTTGGACAATTACTACAATGCCTCTGCCCCGGGTCGTCTCTTGTCTCCTACTGAGGTGCATCTGTTGGGGCTGAAAACCATAGTCGGATAACTAAATCACCACGCTTGAAGAAGACGGAAGAAGAAAGACGCACGGAGATctagagaaaggagaaagaagatggaAGAAACTTATGGACTGCGTGGGGGATCACCCGATCTTGAAGGAGAGTGAAGCAAGTTCCAACATGAGTGGGGATGTGTAGCATAGCAGACTGATGGGTTTGGCAGAAGCCACAACCGGCCCAGCAAATATCGACGATGCATGCAAATAATGTATATGGGCTTTTACCAAAAAATACAAGCAGAGAAGAGTTATCATTATGTATCCCAAGAGAGAGTTGAATATCATTATGTATCCATGCCTGCTCTTGAAGGAACAAGGTGCCAATTCCCTTCACCGTACTTCTCGAAGCATCTTCGCAGTAGCACGTCCTCTTCCTTGCTCCAAGCTCCCCTTCGGATGCCTGCAGGGTTAATGCAATGGCTGCCCGAGCTGCTGGCCATCTTCTTTTCACTCTTCGCGTGCAGACTTCACCAGTGCTGAACAAAATAGAGCAGGGC
Above is a window of Nymphaea colorata isolate Beijing-Zhang1983 chromosome 8, ASM883128v2, whole genome shotgun sequence DNA encoding:
- the LOC116259091 gene encoding transcription factor MYB4-like, encoding MASSSGSHCINPAGIRRGAWSKEEDVLLRRCFEKYGEGNWHLVPSRAGLNRCRKSCRLRWLNYLSPNINRGPFAPDEDDLIIRMQRLLGNRWSLIAGRMLGRTANDIKNRWNSHLCKKMVAHQRPKEEPPVPSVVVVKPQAYRPTVKAPHWFKTQQVPTTEEPADNFTEEQFCFSSWFDPFSIQGRVEVGRGGGGELEAPHQTGEEALLLPEILFDLDGKEFPLQATTAPTPAELEWLPEILLDLDGRELPHQATTGPTDQGELEWDKLLSDPEFWSTFDISGRTTGAEAPSDLPKDDDDPAI